From a region of the Flavobacterium branchiarum genome:
- a CDS encoding DMT family transporter: protein MNWILLVIAGLFEVGFASCLGKAKETSGIVATYWMIGFFVCLTISMLLLYKATQVLPIGTAYAVWTGIGAVGTVLVGILIFKEPATFWRIFFLTTLIASIIGLKFVSSH, encoded by the coding sequence ATGAATTGGATTTTACTTGTAATAGCTGGGCTATTCGAAGTAGGTTTTGCCTCTTGTCTTGGCAAAGCCAAAGAAACATCTGGAATTGTAGCCACATACTGGATGATTGGATTTTTTGTATGCCTTACAATTAGTATGCTTTTATTATACAAAGCGACGCAAGTTTTACCTATCGGAACCGCTTATGCTGTATGGACAGGAATTGGAGCTGTAGGAACTGTTCTGGTTGGAATTCTTATTTTTAAAGAGCCTGCAACATTTTGGAGAATATTTTTCTTAACAACTTTAATAGCTTCAATTATTGGACTAAAATTTGTTTCAAGCCATTAA